The Salvelinus alpinus chromosome 3, SLU_Salpinus.1, whole genome shotgun sequence genome segment AAAAAGCACTTAGGACAAAGAGGGAACAAAATCCACCATTTCATAGTATTCTTCCAAACAAACCAAAATGGATGATTGACCCGGGCTCCAGCCTGATCAATACTGTACCTAGCGTTCCTTCTCTTCTAGGAGACGTAACCAGCATGCATTGTTTAGCTGATAAGAGGAAATAAGAAAAGATTGGACAAAGAGAAAGAAAACCTTTTCCATCACAGCGCGGGCCAGTGACACAGGGTTGGCGATGTTCTTCACCGAAGACACAGCTCCAGCAGCTAGAGTCCTTCCATCCATAATGATGGAGTCCAGCTCCACTTCTCCATTAGTATTCAGTACCGCTGCATGACCTGAAATGAAATGGTGGGTCACATTCATCAGGGGTCAGGCTCTCTCAGACCATGACTAAAGGAAAGAGTTGCTCAAGAGTTTGTCATTCAACCTCAAAATAAATAGTATTCTTTTTGTCATTTCTTACTTCAGACAAATTGAAAATCTATTGATATTTGTGGCAGCGTGGTTGCATATTTTGAAACACTTTCTTCTTCCTAACAGTGTTGATAGAAAAGTTTATCAATGTCAATGGAGTACAAAGAGCTGCCTATTGCTGTGTAATAACACAATATCAGGTCTCTTCACTACACCCATAGGTCATTGAAACTTGCAGTCTTTCCCCCCAAAGTGAGATTGCATTAGTCACCTATTGATTAGACCTTGCTCCTGAGTGCCGACTGCTTCAGTGTATACAATTATCCTGTGATGAAGTGCTGATTTCGCTCCAATGCCTTATAGAGGATCTGGCATTTCACCTAATGTGGCAGTTAGCCATCACAAACTAGATGGGTCCCGATAAACTGCGTGTGATAATGAAGTGTCTTGTGCTTCCCTATGGTTTGGTGTAATCCGAGGAATGCTCCAAACCGTTCAATGCCATTAGACTGATCGTTAAGTAGACTCCTTACGCCTTGATCACACAGATCATTGCGCAAaatagtacgcagcatcatctggacaTGCATACAACAAAAATGAAtgattcaccttctgctaccatttctatCATAGCagtctacgcatacagtttgacgccTACGTTCGATCAATCCAACGTAtccaccacacagaacgcactggaACTGCCTCAGCAACACAATGGTGTAAGGCAAACAcagttccattggaaatgaatgtacttcaggggcctgttgcacaaaagtagaattaagacatccgggataaatgactcagctgagctcaatgaagccaaaacatgtgcgtccaggcttaattggttgcacaaagaccaagccaggatgagcagacacggattcattaaaccaggtgaaaccaatcctggataggtgcgcgctcacggctcactcaaatagaccccgccacagatcacagattaactgatttaccatggcaactagagccgcgtacttttccccgtcggaagcacaaatcctcatggaggcatacgaggaggtaaaagatataattaagaagaaaggcaacaccgccacagtgataaagcaaagagaaaaagcgtggcaaagtattgcagaccgcctgaatgcgtaagtagtgcacaattacacactcaccgctccgctgaaacatcacaattacaattcaaatatttaattcacatctccaaaaatgcagttgtactgtaattatgaaacggttaaatttttaattgaaatgcactgcagatatgagtgaaattgtgtaaagtaactccatcacactgtataaagctatgataaattttttgatatttttactgaaaacaagacaaaaataccaagtaattttttgcagtgtgactccattaaatgtgtgtgtgtgtgtgtgtgtgtgtgtgtagattaaacatgaacgggccaaaacggacatggcagcaggtcaaaatcaaatacaagaacattctgcagaatggtatggtccctgactaatatttaacaaagcacaagcatatattgtacccagaaggtgcctgctcacacattgtctgtactgttttagcagtgaaaaagaatacccacagacaaggcacgggtggtgggtcaccaaaggctgaccttaccccagcagaggacatggccttggagctaaataaaggcaggcccgtcttagaggggatccctggggggaaagagacgagcataggttcctcccaagatgccacccgcttcattcaaggtatgtccttccatctctacatgggatacaaccacattcatattgaatcaatttggactgtctgactttggtttacctattgccttgcagtgtctggcagcactgtgttcctgttagagccaccagcacaagcaccagacgatgctgatccagtgagtactccatcaaaggcatactgtaggcctggcatgtcttgtctattagcttcaatatgaatccgatttaaatgtgatagggtgaaggccccagtgcagcagcaacagcacatgatggagacgatgatgaggaggagaccatctctctggattccagaaggcatgaggtatcatgttaagactgtgaaagtactatttactctacaatggtgaggagtcctcatcaaaatcaaaaaatctaatttcttttacaggacccagatgctatacagtgggaaaaccagcctggcaacatagtgcgtattaataaaaggacaccacatcctgccaaattccagctgcgctaattgtattgtgttcacagagctcacaagctatcagaaagttgtatggcaaccacctccggcgccaaatagaactggcagacatagacattcagtacaagaagaaaaagatggaaaatcttgcactggagtccgaaataaaaaagaggacaattaggaaactggaccttgaaataaaaaaacttgagagggaggtgagatatgccttcaatgtacactgtatgctaactgtaacacaaatgtattaatcattatttttctttcctcccccagctccaagaagatgacacagctcaaaataaaaattaggtatattctcgtaaagtcaagtgagccatgacatatgagctcttattgtgagcacacaggacggtggcatctttctaaggttttttttattttcccagcaatcagtacaaccaagtcatcgttataaggcatcgccctcttttgcccacccccccagcaccaggtgtggccactagcctatatgaaggcccagaattgtgtgttcctttctgctctgacaatggcatgcccattcgtgcgagatgtggtggatgaagaagcacttgtgctgaggagagccttcaggcgagaaagggtcttcagggaccggttggacccactggccttccctgatgaccatctatatgaaagatacaggttttctgcagatggcatcaggtatctatgcagactactgggtcccaggattaagcaccgcactgcacggagccatgcactgagtgtggagcaaatggtttgtgtggccttgcgcttttttgctagtggagccttcctgtactcagtgggggatgcagaacagctgaacaaggccacaatttgccgcacaataaggagtgtgtgtctggctatcaaagcattagcagatgtcttcatctccttccctgtccacagaagactctgtgacatcaaagaggagttctataggattgcaggtaagaggatctacaaattacaggacaactgttaacacatagtaggatactcattactttgtgtgacaggtttccccaatgtcattggtgcagtggactgcacacacataaggataaaagccccctcaggtgcccatgaggccgattttgtgaataggaaatcctttcacagcattaatgttcaggtgaacataactttttgatattgtccattgacgaacactctgcattgccagtgatgtgcattgattggtgtaatattcctcatcttatgatttcagatggtctgcaatgctgactgtgtgatcagcaatgttgtggcaaaatggcctggctcagtccatgactccagaatctttcgggcctctgaaatctatcagtgcctatcacaaggtaagccacacaacccctatttataaccatcatggctgtgtcaagaatatcactgtgtttatgaggtagtaatgatgagattttgtgttgacaggtgaattctctggtgtgttgctgggagacagggggtatggctgccagccttttctcctgacacctttcacagacccccaggaagcacagcaggcctacaaccatgcccatgccaggaccagggccagagttgaaatgacctttggcctcctgaaggcacgctttcactgccttcacaaattaagggtcagccctgttagggcatgtgatattactgtggcttgtgctgtcctccacaatgtggcctgcctgaggaaggagagggcccccagagtgccaccagccatggactgggacaatccggcaatcttccctgatgacgacagtggtcggctgctgagggaccaatatgtgttgaattattttagttagtatgtgtgctttcaattttggttaaatatgtcctgcggtggcagaggaatttgggtttttttgggttcgttttttgacgaatttggcctcttatgatgtttgtgcggtatactgtgtgtaatacaaggctgcagggaggctactgcatccattcatttgtctgttcagttgatgtgtatggatttgtcctgcatttattttagtgtgcagacatgcagggtgtgttatatacagacctttgaatgtgtatgtatcattttgtataatatgcttggattctgtgctttccatcttgtagagtcactgtgacttcagtttcgaaaggagctgatggtttacctgctttgttttgtccttattcaataaaggaacataatgttacacattgtgtttttatattcatatggaatgtgtatttgtttatatgacagagtactagggccacactgaagaaaaaggataaagtcataaatttatgaggctggttctttctgcagaaaagctacatattgtttttacagttttgatacttatgacaatgtgatacttaatattctggcacatcagcatgtctttgtttatgaaaccatactgaagtacaatttcacgaaatgccccacatctgtcattttaacaactgtcctcctttaaaacaactggttacaatattatgacttgtgtttt includes the following:
- the LOC139571112 gene encoding myb/SANT-like DNA-binding domain-containing protein 4, producing MATRAAYFSPSEAQILMEAYEEVKDIIKKKGNTATVIKQREKAWQSIADRLNALNMNGPKRTWQQVKIKYKNILQNAVKKNTHRQGTGGGSPKADLTPAEDMALELNKGRPVLEGIPGGKETSIGSSQDATRFIQVSGSTVFLLEPPAQAPDDADPGEGPSAAATAHDGDDDEEETISLDSRRHEDPDAIQWENQPGNISSQAIRKLYGNHLRRQIELADIDIQYKKKKMENLALESEIKKRTIRKLDLEIKKLERELQEDDTAQNKN